DNA from Candidatus Thermoplasmatota archaeon:
TTAAATTTATCACGCCACCATTTTTTATAATATAATTAGCTAGCTTCTGTGTGATGCTACCAAGCCCACCTTTAGGGTACCCAACTGGTTTTGATCCTTTTAAAAGACCTCTCTGAGCGCGTAACATTTCCCCAGTTGAAATTTTATCAAGGTTATTCATTGTCGTGATCGATCTGGAAAAAATCTCGAGGATAAGTTTCATCTTGCCTTTGCCATATTTTTTGATGGTTTCTGTCATTGAAATAGAATCTAATTTTTTCATTGTTTTTTCACTAGAAAAAAGAAGTCTGAATATATTTGGGAATATCTTGATCTTGTCAACTCTTGATAAAAAAGGAAAATCATAACCGTTTTCTTTTATAAAACCAACATATGACTCAAGGATTTCAATGTGTTCATCTAGTTGAGATAATATGTTATTTGTGTTAGATAAAACCCCACCACCAATCGTGTGATATCCAAGGTCTAGTTTATAGCCATCTAGCATTTTTTTCTCAAAAATTGTTTCTAGGTCAGGTTCTGAAAAGGCTATATTCATATGGAATCTTGCTAGGAGATTTTTGTATTCCTCAAGTGTAAAATTGGAAGGATAAAACGAAAGCGCTCTGCCACCAATCATAGGCTCTTTTTCGAATATTGTTACTCTATGTCCTTTTTTAGTTAAAAGCACCCCAGCGGTTAAACCTCCGATACCTGCCCCGATTATACATATATTTTTTCTTTGGTTCATTTTTACATCCGTGGTCTGAAAAGTCTCTCCCCAACTAGCGGAGTTAAAATGATATACCATAAAATAGGGAAAATAATTAGAAATACACATATTAGCGGGTTTATGATTGACATAAGCATAATTGGAACAAGTGAATATCTCAAAAACGATTGAATACCAATGTATTTCTGGATTTTGTTACGCAAAAAAATCTTGATTGATAAAAGTTTAATGCTGAAGAATAGGACGCCAAATGTTGCTAATGCTAGTATGATAAGTTGCCAGACATAGTAATTGTAGCCAAAAATAAAAAATGGTATGAAAAGTAGACAAGCTGAGAACAGACGAATTCCCATCCCAAACATTTTAAAGGAAAATGGTATAGTTATAGCATTGTTTTCAACGCGTACACCAGAATAAAGAGCTATGTTTTTAACACCCATCTTGTAGTCATGATCAGCATCTTTTATGCCACCTTCAACCACATTCATATGTAATGTCTGGTTAAAAGTGAGGATAAAAATAATCCATGTGATTACATTTGGAACTCCAACAGCGAGAGCACCAGCTAAGAACAGGAAAGCCATTGATATAGCGACAAAGAAATCTGACCCAGCGATTTTTTTACCATATAGATCATATATGCTACCTAAGATGCCAGCGAGCACTATGCATAATAACGAAAAAAATTTGTAATCATCTAGAACCTTTCCACGGAATAAATAAAACAGAAGTAAAAATGCTATCAAACTTAAAAATACACATATTGCAACAGCTGTTTTTTTTGATATATCACCACTCACCAATGGTTTCCCATAAAGATCATCAACAAGGGAATCTAACTCAACATCCGCATAATCATTAAGAATAAAACCATACATGGCAGAACAGGCGCCGATACCAAAAAGTATAGCAAGCGTAAAAAAATCAGAAACACCAACAGTTAGAGCACCAATCACAGGTGGAATAGCAAGCGCTCCAAGACCAGGTATACGCAACAGTTTTGCATAAGCAACAATCTTATTCATAGGATATATGAAAAAGCTGGCTCTATTTGAGTTTTTCTGATTACAATAAAGTCTAGCTAAACTTTAGATATTCCATTATCTGCGTATTATTTACAACTTCTTTATGAGAACCAACTGAGATAAAGCCTGTTGATTTTACATGATACCTCCAATATGGGAAAAACAATGCTCTACTATAATGTATATTATATGTATCCATCTGGATATCGACATTGATAGGGGCACCTCTGGCAGTATCGTCTATTTTTAGAGTAAAACTTGTTGGTATCTTCCTCCTGTGATTATAAATAAATCTGTTAGATTTAAAGTGTATATTCTCTGGATTAACTGGAAAATAGCCTTTATCATCCTGATTTATTATAGCGAGTAATTCCCCTTGTGAAGATGTTTTCATTATTTTTGCCCAGGATAAATTAAATGTTTCACTGATTATTCTGCCCCAATACCACGCTTTACCATAGTTTATAGGTGTCCATATTGTATAGTTCCAGTTATGATCATGATAACCAGTACCCTGAACCTCCATTTTATCCCCATCAATGATAATCTCACCTGTTACAGATGCTTTCGGTAAAGCAACAACCCAGCTTTCTGCAGCGGTCTCATATTTCCATCCTTTAGTAGTACCTATAAATTTTAGATGAACCTCGCATTCATCTATTTTTAATGAAAGCTCATACATCCACTCTTTTTTATCTCTATATTTCTGTTCATCAAATCCAATGATAGTGTCACCAGCTAGTTTTACCATAGGAAATTCTGAGGATGTATGAAAATCACGAAAAAAGTATCGTTTTACCGCATCTGCTACTAATTTACCATCTTTATATATCTCTAAGAATGGTGATACTAGACCAAAATTTTTTTTAGAAAAGGTCCTGCATCCAACATGTAAACTGTAATTATTAGTAAAAATCGCATCAAAATACCACCACTCTGCGGCAACATGTTTTATTGATCCATGAAATGCATCATCAGCAGGTAAAATATCTTTTAAGGCATACTGGATGTAATTGTCGCTACGCATCGTTGATTTTG
Protein-coding regions in this window:
- a CDS encoding FAD-dependent oxidoreductase; translated protein: MNQRKNICIIGAGIGGLTAGVLLTKKGHRVTIFEKEPMIGGRALSFYPSNFTLEEYKNLLARFHMNIAFSEPDLETIFEKKMLDGYKLDLGYHTIGGGVLSNTNNILSQLDEHIEILESYVGFIKENGYDFPFLSRVDKIKIFPNIFRLLFSSEKTMKKLDSISMTETIKKYGKGKMKLILEIFSRSITTMNNLDKISTGEMLRAQRGLLKGSKPVGYPKGGLGSITQKLANYIIKNGGVINLKKPVQKIVIKDNKAVGVVVDDKERTFDVIISNVLVQDLFKIADEKYFPKEYVKELKSLKGTGSLCAYYSLKKIDPFLVGKTFHFIERDAGVDGEDAVGMIDFMSASQDAGLAPEGCYLVQSYIICTPEEAKDKKTLTKLRGFLDKNLKQLVPDFHKNLNWCIYPTIWHLDGVAKTIDRDKPKIQTPVDNLYLVGDCVKAPGIGFTCALNSVSILMYFLEQNND
- a CDS encoding UbiA family prenyltransferase, with amino-acid sequence MNKIVAYAKLLRIPGLGALAIPPVIGALTVGVSDFFTLAILFGIGACSAMYGFILNDYADVELDSLVDDLYGKPLVSGDISKKTAVAICVFLSLIAFLLLFYLFRGKVLDDYKFFSLLCIVLAGILGSIYDLYGKKIAGSDFFVAISMAFLFLAGALAVGVPNVITWIIFILTFNQTLHMNVVEGGIKDADHDYKMGVKNIALYSGVRVENNAITIPFSFKMFGMGIRLFSACLLFIPFFIFGYNYYVWQLIILALATFGVLFFSIKLLSIKIFLRNKIQKYIGIQSFLRYSLVPIMLMSIINPLICVFLIIFPILWYIILTPLVGERLFRPRM